One stretch of Miscanthus floridulus cultivar M001 chromosome 18, ASM1932011v1, whole genome shotgun sequence DNA includes these proteins:
- the LOC136520012 gene encoding xyloglucan O-acetyltransferase 1-like — protein sequence MGGAHEPLHPHMQMKTSSSSKGGSHGYFVPRPVCAWLVCGFVALALLHVLCCTPPGTQEAVLSPLLQYVDDTYNFVSSGPQSCNYTEGRWVYAPGHARRYNATECHVKDSHNCIRNGRPDTGYLDWRWQPAAAGCRLPAFSARAFLSAVRGKHVAFVGDSMSRNQAQSLVCLLVGAGVPHRVVYRDADPQKFNLWRYAFPTHGVTVSFYSAPFIARATGKALNGNDSLPQNMNHVHLDALDDRWVADADTMDVVVLSIAHWPLNGAIYYNNSARIGHHNHQELSASEEIGYAWPMKVAYRMALDRLSSGGRPRTVVIATMSPGHFEGNTLTTMCPRKEPYKEGEKEPHHLEMELVRLVYEEAQAARARNGEGGGARVEVLDVTKLAVMRPDGHPGLYMHRDPFAHGGPQPWMPSDCLHFCLPGPVDTFNEILQQILRKKR from the exons ATGGGTGGAGCGCACGAGCCACTGCATCCCCACATGCAGATGAAGACATCGTCTTCTTCCAAAGGCGGCAGTCATGGGTATTTCGTGCCCAGACCCGTCTGCGCTTGGCTTGTCTGCGGCTTCGTCGCCTTGgccctcctccacgtcctctgcTGCACTCCCCCCGGCACTCAAGAAGCCGTCTTATCTCCGCTGCTCCAGTACGTCGACGACACATACAACTTCGTCTCATCTGG GCCGCAGAGCTGCAACTACACGGAGGGGAGGTGGGTGTATGCGCCGGGCCACGCGCGGCGGTACAATGCCACGGAGTGCCACGTGAAGGACAGCCACAACTGCATCCGCAATGGGCGGCCGGACACGGGGTACCTGGACTGGCGGtggcagccggcggcggcggggtgccGGTTGCCGGCGTTCAGCGCGCGGGCGTTCCTGTCGGCGGTGCGCGGCAAGCACGTGGCCTTCGTGGGCGACTCCATGTCGCGGAACCAGGCACAGTCCCTGGTGTGCCTCCTGGTGGGCGCCGGCGTCCCGCACCGCGTCGTGTACCGGGACGCGGACCCGCAGAAGTTCAACCTGTGGCGGTACGCGTTCCCGACGCACGGCGTGACGGTGTCCTTCTACTCGGCGCCCTTCATCGCCAGGGCCACGGGCAAGGCGCTGAACGGGAACGACAGCCTGCCGCAGAACATGAACCACGTGCACCTCGACGCGCTCGACGACCGCTGGGTGGCCGACGCAGACACCATGGACGTGGTGGTGCTCTCCATCGCGCACTGGCCGCTGAACGGGGCCATCTACTACAACAACAGCGCGCGGATCGGGCACCACAACCACCAGGAGCTCAGTGCGTCGGAGGAAATCGGCTACGCCTGGCCGATGAAGGTGGCCTACCGGATGGCGTTGGACCGGCTGAGCTCCGGCGGAAGGCCACGGACCGTGGTGATCGCCACCATGTCGCCGGGCCACTTCGAAGGCAACACCCTCACCACGATGTGCCCCAGGAAGGAGCCTTACAAGGAGGGGGAGAAGGAGCCGCACCACCTCGAAATGGAGCTGGTCCGCCTCGTCTACGAGGAGGCCCAGGCCGCGAGGGCGAGGAACGGTGAAGGTGGCGGCgcaagggtggaggtgctggacgTGACGAAGCTGGCGGTCATGCGGCCGGACGGACACCCCGGACTTTATATGCACCGCGACCCGTTCGCGCACGGCGGCCCGCAGCCGTGGATGCCGTCCGACTGCCTCCATTTCTGCCTGCCCGGCCCGGTCGACACCTTCAACGAGATACTGCAGCAGATCCTGAGGAAGAAGCGGTGA